The Citrus sinensis cultivar Valencia sweet orange chromosome 4, DVS_A1.0, whole genome shotgun sequence DNA segment ATAGGGACAATATTTCTATACCAAACGTaacatatttgtttgttttttttttttttctcctcttgATAGGAACCatattcttagaataaacaaaatagAGATATATAGAATAGAAGTATTAAgtcaaaaggaaaatattgtatttgatATGCTTGCGTTAGATTACTTCATTTCGTACCGAACTTCCAATGCAAATAGAGATCAATTAAAGCAATCTTGAATTGATTGATCTCTCGTTACATTTTTATAATGCGTTAAATGTTTATTCACTTTATAAACATAGTGctattaaattctaaatagGAAAATGTTATTTGGACtcaaaattgaacaaaacaaataaaagaataaaattaataacgtGAATAAGTATGTGTTTTAGTTaaatgtttcttcttctttttttttttttaatgattttgtgtGCAATCATCATTACTCTTTCTAATCAACATTGCCCTGTTAATCTAGACCAATTTGACTAGCCGaattccttttgaattttttaacgAGTTTATCGCCcctctaaaattcttatagagctctttttttgtttaatgttaTTTCCCAAAATACACtcagtttttttatttgatataatatAAATCTATACATTAATATTAACCATCttctcattattatttttctaaatatatcattttaaattgcatacaaatcctaaaatattaaatttatcctaaattttttctttattatataatttctgtCTTCATAATTCGAAACCTTATAatcttctaaaaataaaaatatttttcagttaaaataaaaatataaattatgaaatgggGTTGgtgtaaaaaatttgttaaaaaaaattgatctaagtgtttaattgaatttatattcaaaacagtgaataaattgatttatattaattttaattaaaaagagattttatgAGATATTTTAAGGGGTCCGAAGGattactcttttttgtttttttcccccaaatcCCCAattgagtaataataaaaactctaaactgatatattttgattacaGTTGTTGTTTCTATGATTTACTTGCATTTTACGACTGGGGTTTCATAAGTATCTTAAAAGGTTGTTTAGAAATAGAAGCCCACTCCTTTTAGGATTCGGTCTATCCAGGCCCATCTTAATGCATGGTTTCCATTTTGCAAGTAAAAGACCTTGGCCACACCCTATACTAGATTTTAGCCAATAAGCAGTGAGTAATCTGTAATATACAATCTCTCCTAGATTTTCTCAATACAGAATTGCCCAAGTGTGGATCAAATCACTTCATTTCCACCCCTCAAGCAAGCATACTACATATTTTCGGCAGCTCATctctaattttgttatcacaCGTTGTccataaacaattaataattcagtAAATGGCATGACCAATCGCCGAGCATCAGAGCAGAGCAGCGCAATCCTTCTGCTCCCAACAGTGGAAGGATAACAAGCTGGTGTGTCCTTAGCCTACCACTGCATCATGAGCTCAACTCAGTTGAACCActatcttttcattttttagttttcaaatcaaatctaaataaattattttttaatggtaTGGTTCACACATTTTATGCCATTCAacggttatatatatatatatgagttatttaacaaaaaaagacCTGACTGGGTACTGAGCAGGCCAGGCCATAGaagttcaaataaaaaatgtccGGTCGAACGAAATTAAAgagatattatttttataatagtgGAAGGATAATGAGCCGGAGCATCCTTAGCATACCGCTACCTTATGAGTTCAGCTCAATTGAACagccatttttttattaccttatatatttttatttattttatggttGAAATGGACATCATCCcttaaatgtaaaaatcaCCCATTTAAGAGCTACCAAAAATTTGATTGCCCTAGCATTTTTCACACATGGTGCTTGAGGTTAATGCTAACTGTGCACATGCTTCCGGCTTTCCTCTTCATTCACTATTTGTCCCTTATAAATGGATTGACATTATGCCAAACTTGATATGTATTTCCATccctaatcaaaataaaacaaagggCTTGCAAGCAAAACTACGATTGTCCCAGCATTTGTCACACATGGTCAGCTGTTACTGTCATGTTGCTTCAACACGTTGAAAGGTATAGAACAACCAGACAAGTCTCCAGTCCCCACTTTTGGCTGCCTCTtgttttcatgattttatcttaaattgcAATCAATGTAAAAAGCAAGAAAGAATACACCCTAATGTCCTAATGGACCCCCCACTAAAACAAGTGGCAATATACTACAAGCTACAGTGCCAAAGAGAGATAAGAGTGACACGTTAGTCATTGTCCATTGTgtcaatttttcttataagatgagattataattttatatttttgctcGTCAAATTTAGGCAATGATATTATGATAGCCTGCTAACTTGGTGACTGATATGATAGATGAAGAATTTTACCAAACGCCACCATGTCTATCTTCTTCTCAGTAGTCTTGCGGATTAACTTCAGTTGTACACGTGAATATAACTTGACATTGACACACAAAACTCATAGGCTGATGGCTATCTTCGAGCAAGTTTCTACAGAATGTTCGGTTTGAACTTTGAGGCAACGCAAGAGACAgcaagtgtttttttttttttttttttttcttaaccaCGAGGTATCTtggggagggccccaactgtgtGAGACACCTTTAAACCCGTACCACAACTTAGATtagaagtccccgctcgaatcgggaggcacaggttctcccaacaaaggcgacttccctacgactcgaactggggagcaaacccaatcaagccacttaaggggattccattgccagtggagccaacactttgttggtacAAGTGTTTTTGTTCCAAGCAAAAGTTATAAAGCGTCacgtaaaataattttatatgcatgttcttttaaatcattttgtttattttagggtccatttgagattgagatattttaacttttaagagTGGAAAATAAACTGTaactataaaacaaaagttagtaatatataataaatataaattttaataaaattattaaaaatataatagatttttcattatacaagtgaaaaatcataccaatatatattttaagttatagttGTTAGTGTTTACTAAACACTTTAGTGTAACTTaaacctcaatctcaaacacattcttaatatataaaatctgGTTATGTTGGAACCGTCCAACAGtgaaataatctttcataactatataattaaaattataacgtattttttattatttattcttttgtaTGTGTAGTTGTAATTTGTGCTTTGCCTTAGAGTAATTTTAAAGTAGCCATAacttaatatataaaacaaattaccCTATTATAATGATAGCGAAATATGACTTTAAGAATTCGTGTATCGTCTGAAGTCTGAAGAGAACCACTAATGTAGCATACTATGAAGCAGGTAAACCCAACGGCAGAAACAACTGTAAAACCCCAGCATATCTTCTGGAGAAAAACAGAGCAAGCAGCTAACGAAGTTACAGCATGCAACTCTCCCAAAATCTTAAAGGGCCAACCtcaattattgaatttagaaAAAGTCCCGGATGTTAGTGGGACACCCTATGCGTGATGCTACTTTGTCGTTTGTTTGCTAGGTCGGCATCGATGGTAAATCTTTCAATTGAATAGATTATTTGGAACAACCATTACGTATAGATCACACTGTAGCCTCACTAGCACGACAAAAACTTGGGTCCTTTTcagaatgaaattaaatatactCATACAATCCTGATAAATATCCCATAAATAAGACGGCGGAAAAATAGTTAGTTAACCAAACAAACTGTGGATGGCAGCCAGATGTTTCAGAACAGAGAGATATATGGAAGACGTCACGgatcataaaatatattatgtgAGCTCATATCTGCCGATACTTGTGTTCAAAACTCAATAATACACGAAATCCACTGTTTCAGCCAATTATGTTCGCACTAATTCGGTGGACATTATTCTCCGGAGAAATGGAGCAAGCACAAGAACTTTGGACGGGGATGCGGCCATCATCTGGTTGTTCATCTTCAGAAACACATCATTCTCtgttaaaaaagaacaaatccgATAATTGATTCATCTTAATTACTCAATCTATGAACCATATCTTAGAATGATACAAAACGTAGAACGAAAGTAAAATGGAAAAAACACAAAGGGTTAGTATTTACATCAAATTATTCAAGGGatattattctaaaaattatttatcagaCAAGTCCACATGTAGCGAAGCAAAAACGTTCAACAAATACAAACAATTCTACTCAGCTCTCCACTTAGCTGATGTCAAGAATATTTACAGAAGTTCCTCCTCTACTAGTCACTTCCAACACCTACACCTTCCAGGAAGAAAACCCACAAAACCAACCTATCCTAACAATCCTTCTCAAGTCGCAAGTCCAACAGACCTACAAGTCttcgtttattttttatattaagtaCTCTCTCCGATACCAATATATTTGGTATCTGTGTCAAAATTGGCACGAAGTACCAAGCCTCTGTCTCTGCCTCAGACCTACAGTAACAGATTTCCTTGCTGCAAATGCTGGGTAGAGCAGCTCCTGAAACTTCTCCAAAAACAGCGTCCATTCATCCTCACCCAAGTCTGCCAGCTTCACAAAGCTAACACATGCAGGAAGCTGTTCGTTTGCACTCCTGTGACCAGAAGATGTGTTAGAAAGGCAGCCATTCTCTGGCTTTGAACCTGAGaacttttgatatttttggtTCTTGTCACCCAAACAGGTGGTCTTGAGCGACATGGATAGCTTCGAAATGGATGGAATCCTTTCAGGAGCTGGCAATGTAGAAAATCCTTCTTGCTCTTCCTCGCCTTCACTTTCCTCTAACTCCTCAATGCTTTCGTCCAATTTTGAAAGCGCAAAACGACCATTACCGAATCCAATTCCAAGATGAAATTGGGCTCTGCTCATGTAATCATCTGCTGCCATTTTTGGTGTAAAGTCAAATGCTGCATCCTCACAGTCTAAGTCGAATAGGAAATCCTCATCTCCTGCATCAGCTTTCGGTGACAACACCTCCTTCTCCCTTTCCTCTACCAACCTCCTTGCTTCAATGCATACAACCTCAAGTTCACTGGGTTCCTCTTCTCCAGCACGAAATTCCCTACTCATCATCTCACCAATTTCAGAAAGACAGAGACCAAATTCAGCAGCCTCCTTGAGAAAAATTGTGCAGAGAACCAACACGCGAAGACACGCCTCTCGAATCATGGGGAGCTCCCTTCGCAACATTTCACAGTCACTAAGAGGATCAAGTTTTCTAATATACTCAAGTTCATCATCTGAGAATGGAATTGAAGCTTGGGGCCAATGAATCCACTCGAAGTATGGATCTTCCAAAGTTTCAGGCAAACATAGACCGTGATCAATTGGAATGAGCTCCACCTGCCCAAAGCTCCCAACACCATCAAGCTTCCTTACCAAAAGGTTCCCTGCATGTCTATCCGTGTTGAAAATTCTAATATCTAGTATCCCTATGTGATGCACCTCAGAAACAGGAAAGCTTGAGGTTCCATGATCACTAGCATCGAAATTATGCTTTATGAACTGCTGGAAAGATGCAATCTTGCTGACCAGATTCTTGTTGTGAGTCTTGTGCCCATTCACCCCATCATTGATATTAAAGATCGAGTGTGTGATTTTCACAAGGGCTGTGGGAGGCACATTTGCAAAGTGATCATGGTCAAGAAGGTAAGCAGCAACCTCTCTTATCCCAGTTTCACCAACCCGCACTGAGCGCTTCAATCCCGGTTGCCCAAGAGCTTTACCAACAAAGCCCTTTGGATTGTTGGGAGCAAAAGGCTCTTCATCCGTTGGTTTCACAATTGCTACATTCTCAAATCTGCTGTTCCTAAAATAATAAGCACCCCCAAGGCCACCGTTAACAGGAATTGGATCAACACCCATCTTAATTGCCTTCACAATGtctttcaccattttttttgtaatagcAAAGCAATCCGATTGTCCCAATATCTCAATAGGACCGCTCCTATCCCTTTGTTGGATATCATTCCCCCTTGGCGAAAGGCATGGAGTGGATGAGCTCCTATGCAAATAGTTTCGTGTCAAAAGAAGCGGCGAGTCATTTCTAACCGCACTAAGATCATTCTTCAGCACCATATCCCCAAAAGTAAGCGAGCTCTCATCAGTGGGAACATTGAGAGCAAGCTGCAACCTTCTTTTCACAGTATGAGCATTATCACTGCGATCCAAGTCCATCCCCAAGACACAACCAGTCTCAGTCTGAACAAAAACCCGTCTCCTCCCCGCAGGCTGTTTCCCTTCCACTCTCTTGTTCCCGTGGTACTCCCCGCTAAGCGGGGTTTTGAAGACTGCCACTGCCATCTGAGTCTGAACTGGGCTGTCTAACTTACGAGACATGAAACGGAACAAGGAACCAAACTGATGTCTTGGCCGGCAACAAGGCTATGGAAGAGAATTTCCTCCTTCCCTCCCAAGAAGACGCCAAGCTCCAAACCAGATACTAATTTATACTTTAACAATCCCCAAACATTCATCAATCGAACTACTCAGAAACCAATCCCAACCCACAAATGGAAGCAAAGAAACAAACTTAACACTGATACTACATTAACCACGCCATGATAAAAAGCCAGGGGCTATCAGGAGTCAAGAATctgaaatagaaagaaaacaaattgaataaaaaaaaaaaaaaacttgataCAAACACTGAATAGCTGAAAATATGGCCTATGTACTCAACAATGGTTATACAAAAAACGCAGGCTCCCAAATGAGTATTatgcaaaaaattattatggtAAAAGATGGTTACTTATCAGAAGCTACAATTAATAAATCCATTGGTTCCTTACTAATTAAGTAACtttcaaaagagaaaaaaataaataaataaaacaaaactcatGTGAGGGTTTGGATCTAGATTTTATGCACTATTCAACATTCAAAGAatctttttacaaaattttcttcagcATTAAAACATTATTGCTACTCATTCAAGAAACTTCCACGATCACTAGTAACGTCACGACGGttaaaagaagaaggaaataaaacgcttaaataataaaacaaatttaattgaacTTATTAACATCTTAGTTTGaacaactttaatttaatctaatggaACATCAATTTGCTTACCGGGTTCCGAGATCTGAACGGAACACACAACCTTAAACTCctcaaagaaaaacaatgaaattggAATCAACTCAGTACCAAAGAAGACATGAAGTGCGATAGACAAGcaaatgaattgaaataaagttTGAAAGGCGGCAAGGAACCGCTCCGAGTTGACTCAGTGTGAGTTTTCTTGCCCCAAAGCCTACACACATATTAAAATCCTTCTCTCTGCGGATATGTAACCTTGACCGAGCGAGTGAACTCGGGTTACAATAGCTAACCATGGTTAGCtctcaatttcttttaatcGAAGGCTCTAGAACACGACGTGAGAGCCGCTGGATTTGGGGAGCGGTGAAGGATTCTGAACCGTTTGATTGGGTTTTGTGACGTGGACGTTGTGGATTGGGTAGTGACGTGGCGGAGTCACCAGCTATTCCGGGAGTGTCAGCGAATACACGAGTTTTCTATTTCACCACGCATAATTCCAAAAACCGCCCTCGATCTACTGAAATTTCCTTATGGACGGAAACGCCCTTTcacaaaatcattatttactGGTACAGCGTTTTGTACTGGTAAAGCCAAAAGTCTAGAGCGTAGGAACTGAGAAGGTGTGAGAAGAACGCCGATTACAATTACTAGTGGGCCCAGGTGAACACTGCGTTTCACCTATCAGGTGAACTAATCGTACGGTTGAAAATTGACTGATCGAATCTAATTGGTTGATGTCATTTTCAGAAAGGATCGCGACTGACCTAGAAAGCTTTTTTTCGATCATGACTAGATTTCATGATCAATCTGACGGTTCAGATGGACGATTCCTGTAAGTGAATGTTAGCACATATATGGGATGGTTTCTGATCTTTTTGGTTTATCAAAAAGAAGATCAAATTGgtcattttaatagttttcttGTTCACGATGATGATCACAatagatcatttttttttatccgtTTGATTAAAGTAATGCTTAAGTTATTATTGGTGTTTGGGGTTTTGGGAAAGTGTTATAAACCCCACACTCACAAGTCCGTGTAAATGCACATGTGGGTTTTTCttaaacacttttttttttaatatttaatgcatattttaattaatgtaaaacggatgccccccccccccttcccCATCCCCATTgataaagttttttatttgcttaaacatttttttctctaatctTTAATGCATATTTTAGTTAATGTAAAACATATGCACCTCCCGCCCCATCGATAAATTCAACGTAACATAACCATGTAATAGATGAAGTAATAACTTAATGCATGACGGAAAAGAATTCTCTCATTATCTGATCTCTTTTGAGCTTTTCAAGATCTTTTACTATGTGTCTCTCagtaattgaattatttgctCAGTATATAATCAGATCAGGAGATAATCTTGATCAAATGCATGACTTGGTCATCTTGCCCCAAGAGCATTGACcaatttgttttcaaatttttttatttgactagACACCCGAATTTAAACAATGGTAGAGGTACAAGgccaaaacataaaaaatacatttttagtatttaaaaaaaaataaataataatttggtcATCTTACCATAAGTGACATTGCCACTTACTAATTTCTACCTAGATTCAGAATTTCAGCGCTAGCTATGAGGCGCTATATAATCATGCTAATTGCTATGTATATAATTATTCGTCATAGAATGAGCACATTCGTTTACCAACTATAACTTATCACTAActaaattttaagtaataaaTGGATAGTTTATCTCTCACAATTTTACAAACAACACCATCTACTAAagatagtattttttttttttaactggaaacaaataaattataggcCTCAGATTGTAGTGAATGCAACATTACTGGAAGCGTCcaaattttttcctttctttattgcatAAATTAAATGCAATGTGTTAAAGTTGCGATGGTTTAATTTGAAATCATCGACAATTCGATAATGAAATTCTACATAGATTATTTGTTACGTAATTAATCTCAACCTTTCAAATTGCAAtggataataaaaatatatgaaagaCGAAATTAAAACTGTATGACACAAAGGCAAAATTACTCGGCCCAAGGCTAAGTTACATAGTGGTTTACTtacaataagtaaatatgGTTGGTTGCTATTTaactgagagagagagagtgacataaacaagaaaaatttgatgagattaattaaagaactaacaataatttgttttgGTTAGTGCCGGTAACTGATCAGATGCTAACCATGACTCTGTGGTGTTAATTAGACATGAGAAACCTTGTGAAGTTGGATTATAGTTCATTTCAATTATCTCTAAGGAAACTCAAAGAGGGCATGAAtataatgttgaataattgtgtggttaaaatttgaaataaattattaagacaacgaataaataaatcataaggACTCTAATTTAAGACGATATGTGATGGGCAACTGGaatttgtaacttttaaaactttattttatctgtcttttctcttttaaaagTTGGTAAATTAAGATGTCCAAAGATGCGTTTGGTACTGAAAATTACAGCTGTTGTGAagtaaaattcataattattatcaagtagaattaagaaaaaatgacTATTGAGTTGCCAAAACCTAACTACAATACCTTAACAGCTGGGCTGGCACACACCACTCTCAAATACAACCTAAGAACGGCCTGGCCACGATCGGTGAAAGTATTGGAAAGGGACATGCAACTACACACTACATTACTAGGGTTTATGGATATTACATTCCCGCCTAAACGCAGCCGTAATCATTTTGAACCAAATCAAAGTTTTGATGTGAAATTGACTGATTAAAATAAGGTGTTTAATCTTGGAGGTTAATGTGTGCATTAGTTTGTTATCACATGgagatattattaaaaatcgaTGTGGAGTCATGATTTTTAACCCCATTAGGATAGCAAATGTTACAGTCAGTATAATAGTTTTATGTCCCATGTCCTTGACTATCTTAATTATTAGTGGATGGCTTGACAAATACAATTGCCCCCGCATGATGGATTTGATACAGACACAGGATCGAACTATATATAATCATAAAGGACAGAGGCTTGATACGACATCTAGAATCGACAGCGTAAAAAGTCTGCCACTTGATGAATGCACATGATGATGACAACTACTTTGTTGAACTTTCTTTATGGTGCATTTAAATATTCCTTTCCTGCCACAGGACATTTTCCATGCCTAATTAACATATCAAGCTTAATTCTACCACTGAAcagttgaaaattaaagatgtTGAAACCTTACAATTGGAAcaattttccttcttttctattttctttttacttttatcccttttttattttttttgaattgtgtctatttttaaattaaaaagttgaaaCTCGAAGATCGACCGACCGACCGTTACGATTTatatagaaattataaaatcactataaataaatatatattttattttaaatgaaaatttatagtttaatCACAGATTATATTTAAACTTGTTAGATGTCGTATAtgaatatattttctaaaaaaaacagtactaaaatatttaataatatgtttaattttttttttctaaagcaACAATGGTGCAGCTAGTACAACTACTTCTTCACGTTATCCCCAAAACATGTTAATTGCAAAATTCTGATCAGATCCGGCGTAACCATGTTGGTGGGATGCATCTAAATactttctaaaaaaaaatttctttgtaaaattaactaaatttataTCCACTCTATCTTATCTATGCcacatattcttttattaaaaaattaaaatg contains these protein-coding regions:
- the LOC102627288 gene encoding phosphatidylinositol 4-kinase gamma 5-like, with the translated sequence MSRKLDSPVQTQMAVAVFKTPLSGEYHGNKRVEGKQPAGRRRVFVQTETGCVLGMDLDRSDNAHTVKRRLQLALNVPTDESSLTFGDMVLKNDLSAVRNDSPLLLTRNYLHRSSSTPCLSPRGNDIQQRDRSGPIEILGQSDCFAITKKMVKDIVKAIKMGVDPIPVNGGLGGAYYFRNSRFENVAIVKPTDEEPFAPNNPKGFVGKALGQPGLKRSVRVGETGIREVAAYLLDHDHFANVPPTALVKITHSIFNINDGVNGHKTHNKNLVSKIASFQQFIKHNFDASDHGTSSFPVSEVHHIGILDIRIFNTDRHAGNLLVRKLDGVGSFGQVELIPIDHGLCLPETLEDPYFEWIHWPQASIPFSDDELEYIRKLDPLSDCEMLRRELPMIREACLRVLVLCTIFLKEAAEFGLCLSEIGEMMSREFRAGEEEPSELEVVCIEARRLVEEREKEVLSPKADAGDEDFLFDLDCEDAAFDFTPKMAADDYMSRAQFHLGIGFGNGRFALSKLDESIEELEESEGEEEQEGFSTLPAPERIPSISKLSMSLKTTCLGDKNQKYQKFSGSKPENGCLSNTSSGHRSANEQLPACVSFVKLADLGEDEWTLFLEKFQELLYPAFAARKSVTVGLRQRQRLGTSCQF